Proteins from one Methanobacteriaceae archaeon genomic window:
- a CDS encoding CooT family nickel-binding protein produces the protein MCESTVYDNKGIKLMDDVIHIKVYGDRIEMVDILNQGMTVEGQIVELDLEKHSIFIEVDEKGLVK, from the coding sequence ATGTGCGAATCAACTGTTTATGATAATAAAGGGATTAAACTGATGGATGATGTTATACATATCAAAGTTTATGGGGATAGAATCGAGATGGTGGACATTTTGAACCAGGGAATGACCGTAGAAGGTCAAATAGTTGAATTAGATCTTGAGAAACATAGTATATTCATAGAAGTGGATGAAAAAGGACTGGTAAAATAG
- a CDS encoding 4Fe-4S binding protein yields MIVVNKEDCIRCGACQGTCPTAAINVSPEDVIYCDICGGAPKCVDICPTGALKTDELALDESGNTQTRVTFNPNLCDECGECVDVCPPQILKLEAGKVQTIPLQGYCVMCQQCADICPVEVIGVEGVKEPKKLDLDITGPIYIVDCVGCGMCVDECPVDAITLPEYGESITIDEDTCIKCGVCSQTCPWNAVFISGKKPEKRTKELKKFELDTETCIGCNVCVEACPGDFIVPKASSLTVELPEICTYCGLCENMCPVDAIDLDVELGPSKPASESGLVWDESKCEFVGACARICPNDAMRVVTKTGFQVPGDEEVGGEPSFAMCTRCGACTVACPNDALSLVEMDKVIDGEVVKRNRIQYSPDKCTECGDCVDVCPYNMLKLTEDKVPLKGFCILCDQCIPACPHDALSLK; encoded by the coding sequence ATGATAGTGGTTAACAAGGAAGACTGCATTCGATGTGGGGCCTGTCAGGGTACCTGTCCAACTGCAGCCATCAATGTGTCTCCAGAAGATGTTATTTACTGCGACATCTGTGGAGGAGCACCCAAATGTGTGGATATCTGTCCCACTGGTGCTCTTAAGACTGATGAGCTGGCACTGGATGAATCTGGCAACACCCAAACCAGGGTCACCTTCAACCCCAACCTCTGTGATGAGTGCGGTGAATGTGTAGATGTCTGCCCACCCCAGATCCTCAAATTAGAGGCAGGAAAAGTGCAGACCATACCACTACAGGGCTACTGTGTCATGTGCCAGCAGTGCGCTGATATATGCCCGGTAGAGGTCATAGGAGTTGAAGGAGTAAAAGAACCCAAAAAACTGGACCTGGACATCACTGGTCCGATCTACATCGTGGACTGCGTAGGTTGTGGCATGTGTGTGGACGAATGTCCAGTGGATGCCATCACACTCCCTGAATATGGGGAAAGCATAACCATTGATGAGGACACTTGTATCAAATGTGGAGTCTGTTCACAGACCTGCCCATGGAACGCAGTGTTCATATCAGGCAAAAAACCAGAAAAACGTACCAAAGAACTCAAAAAGTTCGAATTGGACACAGAAACATGCATCGGTTGTAACGTTTGTGTAGAAGCTTGTCCTGGAGACTTCATAGTCCCCAAAGCCTCTTCGCTAACTGTGGAACTACCTGAAATATGTACCTACTGTGGACTGTGTGAAAACATGTGTCCAGTGGATGCCATCGACCTGGACGTCGAATTAGGACCATCCAAACCTGCATCAGAGTCAGGATTAGTATGGGACGAATCCAAATGCGAATTCGTTGGAGCATGTGCTCGAATCTGCCCCAATGATGCCATGAGGGTGGTTACAAAAACCGGATTCCAAGTTCCAGGAGACGAAGAAGTCGGTGGAGAACCATCATTCGCCATGTGTACTCGATGTGGAGCATGCACTGTAGCCTGTCCCAATGATGCATTAAGTCTGGTGGAAATGGACAAAGTTATTGACGGTGAAGTTGTAAAACGGAACCGGATTCAGTACAGTCCTGATAAGTGTACCGAGTGCGGTGACTGTGTGGATGTGTGCCCATACAACATGCTGAAACTCACCGAAGATAAGGTGCCACTTAAAGGATTCTGTATACTATGTGACCAGTGCATACCTGCCTGTCCACATGATGCATTGTCCCTGAAATAG